Proteins from a genomic interval of Rhizobium etli CFN 42:
- a CDS encoding O-antigen ligase family protein, producing the protein MSAIEATYSRVAQPQRAALRLIGSAFVAFGVFLSGFVIDEPAPYELWMAGLIGLWFILGLRISRSVAPLLALLLTFNIGGMLSLTQMKDLATAPMYIAVSTFLALTAVFYGAIIEESHKRLPLIFNAWTLAAVVTSALGVLGYFHAFPGSEVFTLYDRAKGAFQDPNVFGPFLVPPSLHLIHGILVGDLKKSPLKAAALLVIALGIFLSFSRAAWGLFALGVVLLIFIMLLKERSGAFRLRVLILSLAAIIMLVASLLVALQIPKVAELFSTRAQLVQQYDGEHLGRFERHRIGFTMMMERPLGIGPLVFGTMFPEDEHNIWLKSLTSYGWLGFVSYVGMLLSTLILGFRNLLHDRPWQPFLMIAWISVLGHAAIGNVIDIDHWRHVYLLFGTIWGCAALEARHRRGRIPKGTA; encoded by the coding sequence TTGAGCGCGATCGAGGCGACATATTCGCGTGTCGCCCAGCCGCAGCGAGCGGCGCTGCGGCTGATCGGTTCGGCCTTCGTCGCCTTCGGCGTTTTCCTCTCCGGCTTCGTGATCGATGAGCCGGCCCCTTACGAACTCTGGATGGCGGGGCTGATCGGCCTCTGGTTCATCCTAGGTCTCAGGATTTCGCGCAGCGTCGCGCCGTTGCTTGCCCTGCTGCTCACTTTCAATATCGGCGGCATGCTGTCGCTGACACAGATGAAGGATCTTGCGACGGCACCGATGTATATCGCTGTCTCGACCTTCCTGGCGCTGACCGCGGTTTTCTACGGGGCGATCATCGAGGAGAGCCATAAGCGGCTGCCCCTGATCTTCAACGCCTGGACCCTGGCTGCCGTCGTCACGTCGGCGCTTGGCGTGCTCGGCTATTTCCACGCCTTTCCCGGCTCGGAAGTGTTCACTCTTTATGACCGCGCCAAAGGCGCATTCCAGGATCCGAACGTCTTCGGCCCCTTCCTGGTGCCGCCGTCGCTCCATCTCATCCACGGCATTCTGGTCGGCGATCTGAAGAAATCGCCGTTGAAGGCAGCCGCCCTTCTCGTGATTGCCCTCGGCATCTTCCTCTCCTTTTCCCGAGCCGCCTGGGGTCTCTTTGCGCTCGGCGTGGTGCTCCTGATTTTCATCATGCTGCTGAAGGAGCGCAGCGGTGCCTTCCGCTTGCGAGTGCTGATCCTGTCACTGGCGGCGATCATCATGCTGGTCGCATCGCTGCTCGTGGCGCTGCAGATTCCGAAGGTCGCAGAGTTGTTTTCGACACGGGCCCAGCTCGTGCAGCAGTATGACGGCGAACATCTCGGCCGCTTCGAGCGCCACAGGATCGGTTTCACCATGATGATGGAGCGACCGCTCGGCATCGGTCCGCTCGTGTTCGGCACGATGTTTCCCGAGGACGAGCATAACATCTGGCTGAAGTCGCTCACCTCCTATGGCTGGCTCGGCTTCGTCAGCTATGTCGGAATGCTCCTCTCGACGCTCATCCTGGGGTTCCGGAACCTGCTCCACGACCGGCCCTGGCAACCCTTCCTGATGATTGCCTGGATCTCCGTTCTCGGTCACGCGGCAATCGGCAATGTCATCGACATCGACCACTGGCGCCATGTCTATCTGCTCTTCGGCACAATCTGGGGCTGCGCGGCGCTGGAAGCGCGCCACAGGCGCGGCCGAATTCCCAAAGGAACGGCGTAG
- a CDS encoding carbohydrate ABC transporter permease yields MSRKSNIPAAPLFLRLVLWLLAFVTITPFLLLLLTSIKSKADVLQGAFALPAYPHFENYLDAWNAGHFNIYFWNSIIVVIPVVAASVFLGLLTGFAFAYLSFPLRRTLFAILTLGMMVPAEAFIIPLYYEMRYLGLINTYAAVIVPQIAMSIPFSTIFLASAMQQLPEEILEAAVLDGAGRFYILRKIVVPLMVPAMSTLALFLFIWTWNEFLIPFILVNDDAYRTLPLGMLFFQGRYTVNTPVLTAGAVIVIAPLILTYLVFQRRFIAGLTAGATK; encoded by the coding sequence ATGAGCCGAAAGTCTAACATTCCCGCCGCCCCGCTCTTCCTTCGCCTTGTCCTCTGGCTTCTTGCATTCGTAACGATTACGCCGTTCCTGCTTCTGCTGCTGACCTCGATCAAGAGCAAGGCCGACGTTCTGCAGGGCGCCTTCGCGCTGCCGGCATATCCGCATTTCGAAAATTACCTCGATGCCTGGAACGCCGGGCATTTCAACATCTACTTCTGGAATTCGATCATCGTTGTCATTCCCGTCGTTGCGGCGAGCGTCTTTCTGGGCCTGCTGACGGGTTTTGCCTTCGCTTATTTGTCCTTTCCGCTTAGGCGCACCCTGTTCGCGATCCTGACGCTCGGCATGATGGTGCCGGCGGAGGCCTTCATCATCCCGCTTTATTACGAAATGCGGTATCTTGGGTTGATCAACACCTATGCGGCCGTCATCGTGCCGCAGATCGCGATGTCGATACCATTCTCGACGATCTTTCTTGCCAGCGCGATGCAGCAATTGCCGGAAGAAATTCTGGAAGCGGCCGTTCTCGACGGGGCCGGACGCTTCTACATCCTTCGCAAGATCGTCGTTCCGCTGATGGTGCCGGCGATGTCGACGCTGGCGTTGTTCCTGTTCATCTGGACCTGGAATGAGTTTCTGATCCCCTTCATTCTGGTCAACGACGATGCCTATCGGACGCTGCCCCTCGGCATGCTGTTTTTCCAGGGGCGCTATACCGTCAACACGCCGGTTCTGACCGCCGGTGCGGTCATTGTCATTGCCCCGCTCATCCTGACCTATCTCGTTTTCCAGCGGCGGTTCATCGCCGGCTTGACGGCAGGCGCGACGAAATAG
- a CDS encoding extracellular solute-binding protein, which translates to MKRSLKSINILPAFQMKTAVALAGAALMNFGLSAAARADDLAVWDDQTYEGQSAVIEQLNKEFEAAHPGVTIKRTARTFDDMKLTLKLAVSAGNGPVVTKVNQGAGDMGAMVKEGLLLPVDDYIKKYSWDKRQSDSVLARDRWDGPKFGVGKTYGISGLAEIVGLYYNKKILDDAGIALPKTFEELLADLDKLKEKGVAPFMMGSAKQHLALHMIGAIDQAHIDAGNRAELDDLIYGRGGSWNTKGNIESAKLVQKWAQGGYFYPGFEGISGDDAVQLFISGQGAFLISGTWYFGDMQHNQDIGFMAIPAPKGITKPLSVGGVDLAWAITSLAKDQKTQDLAGEYIDYMVSEKAAEAWANASYLPATSLAADAKPKLTPLLSAGIEMWKTLNANDALGHYPDWSSPTMLKTIDDNTPLLLSGKITPEAFVDAMDKDYQAYLKGQK; encoded by the coding sequence ATGAAAAGAAGCTTGAAATCGATCAACATACTGCCGGCATTTCAAATGAAAACGGCCGTCGCGCTTGCTGGCGCAGCGCTTATGAATTTTGGCCTTTCGGCAGCCGCCCGGGCTGACGATCTGGCCGTTTGGGATGACCAGACATACGAAGGTCAGAGTGCGGTCATAGAGCAGCTGAACAAAGAGTTCGAGGCTGCGCATCCCGGCGTGACGATCAAGCGGACAGCCCGCACCTTCGATGACATGAAGTTGACGCTGAAGCTTGCGGTTTCGGCAGGGAACGGCCCGGTCGTCACGAAGGTCAACCAGGGCGCCGGCGATATGGGCGCAATGGTCAAGGAAGGACTGCTTCTGCCGGTTGACGACTACATCAAGAAATACAGCTGGGATAAGCGCCAGTCCGATTCTGTGCTGGCGCGAGATCGCTGGGATGGGCCAAAATTCGGGGTCGGCAAGACCTACGGCATCTCGGGCCTCGCCGAGATCGTCGGCCTCTATTACAACAAGAAAATCCTCGATGACGCCGGCATAGCGCTGCCGAAGACCTTCGAGGAGCTTCTGGCCGATCTCGACAAGCTGAAGGAAAAAGGGGTGGCGCCCTTCATGATGGGCAGCGCAAAGCAGCATCTGGCCCTGCACATGATCGGCGCCATCGATCAAGCCCATATCGACGCGGGCAATCGCGCCGAGCTTGACGATCTGATCTACGGCAGGGGCGGCTCCTGGAACACCAAGGGCAACATCGAATCCGCAAAACTGGTGCAGAAGTGGGCGCAGGGCGGCTATTTCTATCCCGGTTTCGAGGGCATTTCGGGTGACGACGCCGTCCAGCTTTTCATATCAGGCCAGGGCGCCTTCCTGATCTCGGGAACCTGGTATTTCGGTGATATGCAGCACAACCAGGATATCGGCTTCATGGCCATTCCTGCCCCGAAAGGCATTACCAAGCCGCTGAGCGTCGGAGGCGTGGACCTTGCCTGGGCGATAACGAGCTTGGCCAAAGACCAGAAAACGCAGGACCTGGCCGGTGAATATATCGACTACATGGTGTCGGAAAAAGCTGCCGAAGCCTGGGCCAATGCCAGCTATCTTCCGGCAACGTCGCTTGCGGCGGATGCGAAGCCAAAGCTCACGCCGCTGCTGAGCGCCGGTATCGAGATGTGGAAGACGCTTAACGCCAACGACGCTCTCGGCCACTATCCCGATTGGTCGAGCCCGACGATGCTGAAGACGATCGACGATAACACGCCGCTTCTCCTGTCCGGCAAGATCACGCCTGAAGCCTTTGTCGACGCCATGGACAAGGATTATCAGGCTTACCTGAAGGGTCAGAAATAA
- a CDS encoding carbohydrate ABC transporter permease: MKRSPLDGSEHTNWIYLLPGLLLYAAFVFGPIVAALGLSLTSWDGLTVPKWVGLGNYVDLFSDDRFYIALRNNAELMIFYCVLPLGLGIGLAACVWNLKQREQLALRTFLFLPYIMPTAVLGIIWAWLYNPAFGPFNQFLRAVGLGMFALPWLGDFNFVLPAVGIVATWYFFGFCMVIFLTGIQRIDPSLFDAAKVDGASARKTFFWITLPLLMPEIRVVLLLTVIASIKSFDLIFTMTRGGPANATLVPNIYMYQLGFELNRFGAAAAIAIVGALLTFVINFAIHRLVGSKSKGMA; this comes from the coding sequence ATGAAGCGATCCCCACTTGATGGCTCCGAACATACCAACTGGATCTATCTATTGCCTGGATTGCTGCTTTACGCGGCCTTTGTCTTCGGGCCGATTGTCGCGGCTTTGGGGTTGAGCCTGACCAGTTGGGACGGCTTGACTGTGCCCAAGTGGGTTGGCCTCGGCAATTACGTCGATCTTTTTTCCGATGATCGTTTTTACATCGCCTTGCGCAACAATGCCGAGCTGATGATTTTCTACTGCGTCCTGCCGCTCGGGCTTGGCATAGGCCTTGCCGCCTGCGTCTGGAATCTGAAGCAACGGGAACAACTCGCTCTGCGGACATTCCTGTTCCTGCCGTACATCATGCCGACTGCCGTATTGGGCATCATCTGGGCATGGCTCTACAATCCTGCATTCGGTCCGTTCAACCAGTTTCTGAGAGCAGTGGGCTTGGGCATGTTCGCACTCCCTTGGCTGGGAGATTTCAACTTCGTGCTTCCCGCAGTCGGGATCGTTGCCACCTGGTATTTCTTTGGTTTTTGCATGGTGATCTTCCTCACGGGAATTCAGCGCATCGACCCCTCGCTCTTTGATGCTGCGAAGGTCGATGGCGCTTCTGCGCGAAAGACGTTTTTCTGGATAACGCTGCCGCTTCTCATGCCGGAAATCAGGGTGGTTTTGCTGCTGACGGTCATCGCGTCGATCAAAAGCTTCGACCTGATCTTCACAATGACCCGCGGCGGGCCCGCCAACGCCACGCTCGTGCCGAATATCTACATGTACCAGCTCGGTTTCGAGCTCAATCGGTTCGGCGCGGCGGCTGCCATTGCCATTGTCGGCGCGCTGCTGACATTCGTCATCAATTTTGCAATTCACCGGCTGGTGGGCTCAAAAAGTAAAGGAATGGCTTGA
- a CDS encoding undecaprenyl-phosphate glucose phosphotransferase: protein MNKPEKSDPFDVEALRKQVSDIEARRNSSREQASEPTEINAYARQIAEQFREGTRSPAIIIGQLRLLEFLALFSIALIVHYFWPGDGSDPLLLRAGMAAIASASTVIALQLADTYTIPALRAKLRLMPRIIASWTIALVLTIGLIALLRGTTWAMVDAYVPWFAAGVLFLSAERFLVAYGIRNWARNGIMERRAVIVGGGEPAKELIRILEQQADNDIRICGIFDDRGEKRSPIMVAGYPKLGTVAELVEFVRLTRIDMLIIALPLSAEARIFDLLKKLWVLPVDIRLAAHANRLRFRPRAYSHVGAVPMLDIFKMPIRDWDSVAKRGFDIFFTLIALALLWPLMAATAIAIKATSEGPVFFMQKRHGFNNEVINVFKFRSMYTNMADPSGKAAVTKGDPRVTPVGRFIRKTSLDELPQLFNVLRGELSLVGPRPHAVLAQARDRAFADVVEGYFARHRVKPGVTGWAQINGWRGEVDNDEKIKFRTAYDLYYIENWSLWFDLKILFLTPIRLLNTENAY, encoded by the coding sequence ATGAACAAGCCGGAAAAAAGCGATCCGTTCGACGTAGAAGCGCTGCGCAAGCAGGTCTCCGACATCGAGGCGCGACGCAATTCAAGTCGGGAGCAGGCCTCCGAGCCGACCGAAATCAATGCCTATGCCCGGCAGATCGCCGAACAGTTCCGCGAGGGCACTCGTTCGCCTGCCATTATTATCGGCCAATTGCGGCTCCTGGAATTCCTGGCGCTCTTTTCGATTGCCCTGATAGTCCACTACTTCTGGCCGGGCGACGGCAGCGATCCTCTGCTGCTGCGGGCGGGCATGGCAGCGATCGCTTCGGCCTCGACCGTGATCGCCCTGCAGCTTGCCGACACCTACACCATTCCTGCGCTCCGGGCGAAGCTAAGGCTGATGCCCCGCATTATCGCCTCTTGGACGATCGCGCTTGTCCTCACCATCGGCCTGATCGCGCTCCTTCGTGGCACCACATGGGCGATGGTCGATGCCTATGTCCCGTGGTTCGCCGCCGGCGTGCTCTTTCTCTCGGCCGAGCGTTTCCTTGTCGCCTACGGCATCCGCAACTGGGCGCGCAACGGCATCATGGAGCGGCGCGCCGTCATCGTCGGCGGCGGCGAACCGGCCAAGGAGCTGATCCGCATCCTCGAACAGCAGGCCGACAACGACATCCGCATCTGCGGCATTTTCGACGACCGCGGCGAGAAACGCTCACCGATCATGGTCGCCGGTTACCCGAAGCTCGGCACCGTGGCGGAACTCGTCGAATTCGTGCGGCTGACGCGCATCGACATGCTGATCATCGCCCTGCCGCTTTCGGCTGAGGCGCGTATATTCGATCTCCTGAAGAAGCTCTGGGTCCTGCCGGTCGATATCCGACTTGCGGCGCACGCCAACCGGCTGCGCTTCCGGCCACGCGCCTATTCGCATGTCGGCGCTGTACCGATGCTCGACATTTTCAAGATGCCGATCCGCGACTGGGATTCCGTCGCCAAACGCGGCTTCGACATCTTTTTCACACTGATCGCGCTTGCGCTGCTCTGGCCGCTGATGGCCGCAACTGCGATCGCCATCAAGGCGACCTCGGAAGGTCCTGTCTTCTTCATGCAGAAGCGTCACGGCTTCAACAACGAAGTCATCAACGTCTTCAAGTTCCGCTCGATGTACACCAACATGGCCGACCCCTCAGGCAAGGCCGCGGTGACCAAGGGCGATCCGCGCGTCACCCCTGTCGGAAGGTTCATCCGCAAGACCTCACTCGACGAGCTGCCGCAGCTTTTCAACGTGCTGCGGGGAGAGCTCTCGCTGGTCGGTCCGCGTCCGCATGCGGTTCTTGCCCAGGCGCGCGACCGCGCCTTTGCGGATGTCGTCGAAGGTTATTTCGCCCGCCACCGTGTCAAGCCGGGTGTGACCGGCTGGGCGCAGATCAACGGCTGGCGCGGCGAAGTCGACAATGACGAGAAGATCAAGTTCCGCACGGCCTACGACCTTTATTATATCGAGAACTGGTCGCTCTGGTTCGATCTCAAAATCCTGTTCCTGACGCCGATCCGGCTGCTCAACACGGAAAATGCCTATTGA
- a CDS encoding GNAT family N-acetyltransferase has product MDTSCFIRPAIEADIEAFFEICLKTANGGHDASALYSDPRLPGYIWSVPYLKFAKDFAFVLVQNDRPVGYVVGAPDTSRFDQDLAASWWPSVRREIAGLAPTRPRDADVLDRIQNPRSGTVWLQHQYPAHLHINILPGLQASGWGRKMISTELQALRNHGVTAVHLGVDPANERAKGFYRHLGFSEFERDGAVAFAMRIDQGSR; this is encoded by the coding sequence ATGGACACCAGCTGCTTCATCCGTCCCGCGATTGAAGCGGATATCGAAGCTTTTTTTGAAATCTGCCTGAAAACCGCGAATGGCGGTCACGATGCCAGCGCTCTCTATAGTGACCCGCGTCTGCCCGGCTACATCTGGTCGGTGCCATATCTCAAGTTCGCCAAGGATTTTGCTTTTGTTCTCGTCCAGAACGACCGTCCGGTCGGCTATGTCGTGGGCGCACCCGACACCAGCCGGTTCGATCAGGACCTGGCGGCAAGCTGGTGGCCGTCCGTGCGCCGAGAGATCGCCGGACTGGCGCCGACCCGTCCGCGCGACGCCGACGTCTTGGACCGAATCCAAAATCCGCGCAGCGGGACGGTTTGGCTTCAGCACCAGTACCCGGCGCATCTGCACATCAACATCCTCCCCGGGCTTCAGGCAAGCGGCTGGGGACGAAAGATGATCAGCACCGAGCTGCAGGCACTTCGAAATCATGGGGTAACGGCCGTGCATCTCGGGGTCGACCCTGCAAACGAGCGCGCCAAGGGCTTCTACCGTCACCTTGGCTTTTCCGAATTCGAACGCGATGGCGCCGTCGCCTTTGCTATGCGGATCGATCAGGGATCCCGCTGA